Genomic segment of Bacillota bacterium:
GGGGATATAGAACAAAAGCATACGGGGAGATCCCGTATGCTTCAGACTATTATGTGAGTGTTTAAAAGAGTTTTATAATTTTCTCCCTGGAATTGGTTATGTGATTTTTCATTTCACTGACTGTTTTCTCAACATCATGTTCCCTTACAGCCCGAAGTATTCTCCCGTGCTCGGCTATGCTGTCCTGCATTGCATGGGAACCGTCATAGAACTTTGCAACCAGGATATCCATTTGCCCCTGTATGCTGTTGAGAGTATGAATCAACCGCGAGTTGTTCGAATGTTTGCCGAAGACCTTATGAAAGGCCAAGGCGTAATCCATGAACATATCAAAGTTTTGCATTCCATAGCTCTCCTTCTGCTTTAATATGCAACCTTCCAGATCGTCAATAATAGCGTTGATGTCAGAAACCTCAAAGGACAGTTTGATTGCGTGGCATTCAAGGAGCATGCTTATCTCGCAAATTTCAATTACATCCTTGGGAGTTATTTCGATGATTTTTACACCCTTGTTGGTCTCAAACTCAACAAGCATTTCTTTTTCCAAACGCTGTAGCGCCTCCCGGACCGGCGTCTGGCTGACCTGTAGATCATCTGCCAGTCTGGTTATACTGACTCTTTCACCACACTTGATTCTCTGGTGCGTTATGGAATACCTCAGGTATTGGTAGACCCTTTCGGTCAGGCTTTCCTGCATATTTTTGATCTGAAACGGGTTTGAGTAATCGGCCATATGCCTGCACCCCATTTTGTCTCTAAAATCATTTGCTTTTGAAAATATTGTTTTACCACTACGATTATAAAATACTGGTGAAGATTATTCAATAAATGCTTGCAAACCCGAAAACTATCTATATATGATTTTCTCTGCGGTTTGATACGCGCATTCGGTTGGTGTTATCGATAACTCCTTTGCTTTATTCAGGTTATTCCAGGTGTTCTTCGTACAGATGCGCTCAATCTTGGGCAATATATGTTTTATATCGGCCTTGTCCTGGTTCACGTATTCTTCCCATCCGGCAAGGACACCCGCTATATTGTGCCACCAGGCGCACTGGAATAAGATGCCATGCTTATCCAGCAGTCTTGCCAGTTTATACTCTTCTTCCTGGCTGCTTGCCTTGAGTTGGTTGTTTGCAGCACCCAGGATGATGGAAAACTTCATCTTAGGTATGCGTTCCTCCGTGATAATACCCCCTACCGCCGCAGGTGAAAATATATCTGCCTCAACGTAGTATATGTTGTCTATATCCACAACTTCTATATCTTTATCAGGAAATTTATTTTTTAACGCGGCTATTCTTTTATCATCCGCATCACACACGATTAGCTTCGCATCTTCAACCAAAAAGTGTTCAACGAGCGGCATCCCTACAGCCCCTAAGCCCTGAACTGCGATTTTTCTATCTTTGAGCGAGTCGCTCCC
This window contains:
- a CDS encoding GntR family transcriptional regulator, producing MADYSNPFQIKNMQESLTERVYQYLRYSITHQRIKCGERVSITRLADDLQVSQTPVREALQRLEKEMLVEFETNKGVKIIEITPKDVIEICEISMLLECHAIKLSFEVSDINAIIDDLEGCILKQKESYGMQNFDMFMDYALAFHKVFGKHSNNSRLIHTLNSIQGQMDILVAKFYDGSHAMQDSIAEHGRILRAVREHDVEKTVSEMKNHITNSREKIIKLF